The Methanobacterium alcaliphilum genome has a window encoding:
- a CDS encoding pyruvate kinase alpha/beta domain-containing protein, whose translation MEKNIHFFEKPGKENTDTLIELVKIRKEELNIQDIVVASVSGETTLKVADAIKDVNLVSITHHAGFREKGKLEIDLAVNKKLNNMGISTYTSSHALSGVGRGISNKFGGVTPVEVMAETLRMISQGFKVCVEVSIMAADGGFLPTDQEIIAIGGNARGADTALVLTPAHMNSIFDLRIHEIIAMPRP comes from the coding sequence ATGGAAAAAAATATTCACTTTTTTGAAAAACCGGGCAAAGAGAATACTGATACTTTGATAGAACTGGTTAAAATTAGGAAAGAGGAATTAAATATTCAAGATATTGTTGTAGCTTCTGTTTCTGGAGAAACCACTTTAAAAGTTGCAGACGCAATAAAAGATGTTAATCTGGTTAGCATCACTCATCATGCGGGTTTCAGGGAAAAAGGAAAATTAGAAATTGACCTGGCTGTTAACAAGAAACTTAATAATATGGGTATATCAACCTATACTAGTTCGCATGCTTTAAGTGGGGTGGGAAGAGGTATATCCAACAAGTTTGGAGGAGTAACTCCTGTAGAAGTTATGGCAGAAACATTGAGGATGATATCTCAAGGATTCAAGGTGTGTGTGGAGGTAAGTATCATGGCGGCGGATGGAGGATTCTTACCTACAGACCAAGAGATAATTGCAATTGGTGGAAATGCTCGAGGTGCAGATACTGCGCTAGTTCTTACTCCAGCGCACATGAACAGTATCTTCGATTTGAGAATACATGAGATAATTGCCATGCCACGACCTTAA
- the comA gene encoding phosphosulfolactate synthase, with the protein MNAFNFLTPERLDKPRDNGITMVLDKGLGLKTAESLMQISGPYLDFMKFGWGTIALHERSLIKEKIKMYRSYDVNAYPGGTLFEIAYLQNKIPAFFEEAEKLGFETLEISDGSTSMTMQEKLDFISQGNDRGFKIISEVGKKDPVEDHKLDLQTRVNLIEMELDAGSEKVLIEAREGGQNIGIFDEKGGIKEGEVDYLMDSIPSEKLIWEAPKKNQQVYFILKIGTNVNLGNIPPEEITSLETMRRGLRGDTLGKVNI; encoded by the coding sequence GTGAATGCCTTTAATTTTTTAACACCTGAAAGATTAGATAAACCACGAGATAATGGAATTACTATGGTTTTAGATAAAGGACTTGGTTTAAAAACTGCTGAAAGTCTTATGCAAATATCAGGACCATATTTGGACTTTATGAAGTTTGGTTGGGGAACTATTGCCTTACATGAGAGAAGTCTAATAAAAGAGAAAATAAAGATGTATCGCTCTTATGATGTGAATGCTTATCCGGGTGGAACATTATTTGAAATAGCATACTTACAAAACAAAATACCTGCTTTTTTTGAAGAAGCCGAAAAGTTAGGATTTGAAACCCTGGAAATATCCGATGGCTCCACTTCCATGACAATGCAGGAAAAACTTGATTTCATCTCTCAAGGTAACGACCGAGGATTTAAAATAATCTCTGAAGTTGGTAAAAAAGATCCTGTTGAGGACCATAAGCTAGATCTTCAAACTAGAGTGAATCTAATAGAAATGGAGCTTGATGCTGGTTCAGAAAAAGTATTAATTGAAGCTCGTGAAGGTGGGCAGAACATAGGGATTTTTGATGAAAAAGGAGGTATAAAAGAAGGAGAAGTTGATTATTTAATGGATAGCATCCCATCGGAAAAACTCATCTGGGAAGCTCCTAAAAAAAATCAGCAAGTTTATTTTATACTTAAAATTGGCACCAATGTGAACTTAGGTAACATTCCCCCTGAAGAAATAACATCATTAGAAACCATGCGCCGCGGACTTAGAGGGGATACTTTAGGGAAGGTGAACATCTAA
- a CDS encoding ATP-binding cassette domain-containing protein codes for MIETITVLGGYDKQKNKEPVKKVVINKGEIFGVVGPTGSGKSSLIGDIEQLAQEDTFSKRKILVNNEEPSYEDRTNPRKKMVAQLSQNMNFLADMSVGEFLNLHAKCRGASNACVDKVINLANTLTGEPIKKDHDLTILSGGQSRALMVADVAIISDSPIVLIDEIENAGIRKHDALKVLAGHGKIVMVVTHDPVLALMADKRIVMKSGGMQDIVSTTNQEKIISKKLNKIDELMLSLREKVRMGELVEDISLEDIMG; via the coding sequence ATGATAGAAACCATTACTGTTCTTGGAGGTTATGACAAACAAAAAAATAAAGAACCTGTCAAGAAAGTGGTTATAAACAAAGGAGAAATTTTTGGAGTGGTAGGGCCAACTGGAAGTGGTAAAAGCTCTTTAATAGGCGATATTGAACAATTAGCCCAGGAAGACACTTTTTCAAAGAGAAAAATCCTTGTTAATAACGAAGAGCCCAGTTATGAAGATAGAACTAACCCTCGCAAAAAAATGGTTGCTCAACTTTCACAAAATATGAATTTTCTAGCCGACATGAGTGTTGGTGAATTCTTAAACCTCCATGCAAAGTGTAGAGGGGCTAGTAATGCGTGTGTTGATAAAGTAATAAACTTAGCCAACACATTAACAGGAGAACCAATAAAAAAGGATCACGATCTGACTATTTTAAGTGGAGGGCAATCCAGAGCTTTGATGGTTGCAGATGTGGCTATAATCAGTGATTCACCCATAGTGCTTATTGATGAAATTGAAAATGCAGGTATAAGAAAACATGACGCATTGAAAGTTTTAGCAGGGCATGGAAAAATAGTAATGGTTGTAACTCACGATCCTGTGCTTGCTTTAATGGCTGATAAAAGAATAGTAATGAAAAGTGGAGGAATGCAGGACATTGTTAGTACCACAAATCAGGAAAAGATTATTTCTAAAAAACTAAATAAAATTGACGAATTAATGTTGAGTCTTAGAGA